A part of Rhinoderma darwinii isolate aRhiDar2 chromosome 1, aRhiDar2.hap1, whole genome shotgun sequence genomic DNA contains:
- the LOC142671185 gene encoding uncharacterized protein LOC142671185, with translation MGDKGRSGDGASRKRPYIYTKQLMFLKDIMDMRTTTDNLEDTAEETDVGESVAEAPAPNILPPSPEPTPQEPAPGQSERPVGSPAQERPVRARSRRLRAPQPSTSAQVDTRVLEYLRRAAEEDGNDAFGRSIVPLLRLVPMDLMGRLQASIVTLIDACRPPHNPHPCFTAIEQWRNTYMPPPTAQVPGQFHPVPHMARPHPYMRPMAPHFAGPTFQPPHQHHYAGQEQPTQLQVQHSGAEMQAYASPAQLYQHL, from the exons atgggtgacaagggacgcagcggagatggggcatctcgcaaacggccctacatttatacgaaacagctgatgttcctgaaggacatcatggatatgcgcac aaccaccgacaatttggaggatacagcagaggagactgacgtgggggagtctgtggccgaagcccctgctcccaatatcctgccacccagccccgagccgacaccccaggagcccgcaccaggccagtcagaacggccggttggctctccagcccaggagcggcccgtgcgagcccgcagtcggcgtcttcgtgccccacagccctccacatctgcccaggtggatacgcgggtactcGAGTATTTGaggcgagccgcagaggaggatggcaatgatgcctttggccgcagcattgtgcccctcctacgcctggtgccgatggaccttatgggccgtctgcaggcgtcgatcgtcacattgatcgacgcttgcagaccgccacacaatccccatccgtgtttcacggcaatcgagcagtggcgaaatacttacatgccgccacccacggcccaggtgcctggccaatttcaccctgttccccatatggcccgtccgcatccatacatgcgccctatggctccccacttcgcggggcccacattccagccaccacatcagcaccactatgctggccaggaacaacctacccagctccaggtccagcatagtggtgctgaaatgcaggcatatgcctccccagcccaactataccaacacctctga